The Bubalus bubalis isolate 160015118507 breed Murrah chromosome 16, NDDB_SH_1, whole genome shotgun sequence genome window below encodes:
- the LOC102395504 gene encoding putative olfactory receptor 56B2, whose product MFQDLRDSNSSKFQVPKFILLGFPGIHSWQHWLSLPLALLYLLALSSNIFILIIISKEATLHQPMYHFLGILAVVDMGMATNIMPKILAILWFNAKSISLPECFLQMYVIHTFMLMESGIFVCMAIDRYVAICQPLRYPSIINESFVVKATVFMTLRNSLSSIPVPVLAAQRHYCSKNQIKHSLCSTLGVTSLSCDDKRINSVCQLLLAWTLMGSDLSLIIISYVLILHSVLKLNSAEAASKALSTHTSHLILILFFYTILIVLSVTHGATKTVSLIPLLLSVLENVIPPALNPMVYALKNKDLRHGLYKFLKLRGCSPL is encoded by the coding sequence ACAGCTGGCAACACTGGCTATCCCTGCCCCTGGCTCTGCTCTACCTCTTAGCTCTCAGCTCCAACATCTTTATCCTGATCATCATCAGTAAGGAGGCAACACTGCACCAGCCCATGTACCATTTCCTAGGCATCCTGGCCGTGGTAGATATGGGCATGGCTACCAACATCATGCCCAAGATTTTGGCGATCTTGTGGTTCAATGCTAAGTCTATCAGTCTCCCTGAGTGCTTTCTGCAAATGTATGTCATACATACATTTATGCTTATGGAATCAGGCATCTTTGTCTGCATGGCTATAGATAGATATGTAGCCATTTGTCAACCACTACGCTATCCATCAATAATCAACGAATCTTTTGTGGTCAAAGCCACTGTGTTCATGACACTCAGAAACAGTCTGTCTTCTATCCCTGTGCCTGTGTTGGCTGCTCAGAGACACTACTGCTCAAAAAACCAAATCAAGCACTCTCTGTGTTCTACTCTTGGAGTCACTAGCCTATCCTGTGATGACAAGAGAATCAACAGTGTCTGTCAGTTACTTCTGGCCTGGACACTCATGGGAAGTGACTTGAGTTTGATTATTATATCCTATGTTCTAATTCTTCACTCTGTGCTGAAACTGAACTCAGCAGAAGCTGCATCCAAGGCCTTAAGTACTCACACTTCCCACCTTATCCTAATCCTTTTTTTCTATACAATTCTAATTGTCCTTTCTGTCACCCATGGTGCAACAAAGACAGTTTCCCTCATCCCACTTCTCCTCAGTGTACTTGAAAATGtcattcctcctgccctcaaccccaTGGTCTATGCACTCAAGAACAAGGACCTGAGACATGGCCTATATAAGTTCCTTAAGCTGAGAGGATGCTCACCTTTGTAA